The Bemisia tabaci chromosome 8, PGI_BMITA_v3 genome has a segment encoding these proteins:
- the LOC109030224 gene encoding uncharacterized protein: MAMDKLMLLNEVARSILEAEDDDSGPSQPKKPKTAEDPDPGPFILEGRDRELSPRPFVPVTQCCYLLCHDKVPKDDQRKLWDLWENTMDKAAQDEYLSSLIEFRPPATVKVEPKRNRNFLWRYTINPNGTEIQCCQKFLLKLYQISEKRLRVIQEKTRNGDSFVERRGKHSRSRPKLKAQNLWDLAEAHLATLPSTQGLDGTDKRYLKDSSLTIKKVWAMFEEWYEATTGQELVGLSYKTYHKKFSASKKYAFLYQLVIPDEISGNTWLDEPTKQLMEGEEPPKGKKRKGKSKK; the protein is encoded by the exons ATGGCGATGGACAAACTCATGCTCCTGAACGAGGTCGCTCGGAGCATCCTCGAGGCAGAGGATGACGACAGCGGACCCTCGCaacccaaaaaacccaaaaccGCCGAAGACCCAGATCCAGGACCTTTCATCCTCGAGGGCCGAGACCGAGAACTTTCGCCGAGACCTTTCGTGCCTGTGACGCAGTGCTGCTACCTCCTGTGCCACGACAAAGTTCCCAAAGACGACCAACGGAAACTTTGGGACCTCTGGGAGAACACGATGGACAAAGCCGCTCAAGACGAGTATCTCTCCAGCTTGATCGAGTTCAGACCGCCGGCCACCGTCAAAGTCGAACCGAAAAGGAACCGGAATTTCCTTTGGAG GTACACCATCAACCCAAACGGCACCGAAATCCAATGCTGCCAAAAGTTCCTGCTCAAACTCTACCAAATCTCCGAGAAGCGACTGCGCGTGATCCAGGAGAAAACGCGAAACGGCGACTCCTTCGTCGAGCGGCGCGGGAAGCACTCCCGTTCCCGCCCGAAGCTGAAAGCTCAGAACCTCTGGGACTTGGCCGAGGCGCACCTGGCCACCCTCCCTTCCACGCAGGGTCTTGACGGGACGGACAAGAGGTATTTGAAGGACTCCTCGCTCACCATCAAAAAAGTCTGGGCCATGTTCGAGGAGTGGTACGAGGCCACAACGGGGCAGGAGTTGGTCGGGCTGTCCTACAAGACTTACCACAAGAAGTTCTCGGCCTCCAAGAAGTACGCGTTCCTTTACCAGTTGGTCATCCCTGACGAGATCAGCGGGAACACGTGGCTCGACGAGCCGACCAAACAGCTCATGGAGGGGGAAGAACCCCCGAAAGGAAAGAAACGAAAAGGAAagtcgaaaaaatga
- the U4-U6-60K gene encoding U4/U6 small nuclear ribonucleoprotein Prp4, with translation MSDDEDILYIKKQKTSHYGPLDDKLRPTSMDHDESSQDSSKGMDMDNIHISNEYMDLEDDMDRDKQALREEFERRRKARQVNVSTDDSEVKTSLRQLGEPICLFGEGPAERRNRLRDLLSRLGEDAIKKKQEAEEERIQQEKDQETTWYHEGPEALKSARSWIAAFSLQRAKQRLEKARATVLNNETATTARKQELHKRLTSLSIYCSQIGDTRPITFCSFSPNSQLLATCSWSGLMKLWSIPDCEQQHTFKGHEGFVGCVKFHPKATIADTQNTCELASCGYDGSVKLWSMDRETAIADLTGHDARVSRVAFHPSGRFLGTCCFDHSWRLWDLESTQEVLHQEGHCQPVYSIAFQNDGSVAATGGMDAFGRVWDLRTGRCIMFMEGHLKSIYGVDFSPNGYIMATGSEDNSCRIWDLRKVACVYTIPAHMNLVSHVKFQEDEGHFLVTASYDNTAKIWSNKTWQPMKTLSGHYGKVMGMDVSPDSKFIATCSYDRTYKLWAPE, from the exons atgtcTGACGATGAAGATATTTTATATATTAAGAAACAAAAAACCTCCCATTATGGACCTCTGGATGACAAGCTCCGACCAACATCCATGGACCATGATGAATCTTCCCAAGACTCTTCGAAGGGCATGGATATGGACAATATTCACATTTCTAATG AGTATATGGATTTGGAAGATGACATGGATCGAGATAAACAAGCACTTCGGGAGGAATTTGAAAGGAGGAGAAAAGCTAGACAAGTGAATGTCTCAACCGATGATTCAGAGGTCAAAACTAGTCTAAGGCAGCTCGGTGAACCTATCTGTTTATTCGGAGAAGGTCCTGCCGAACGTAGGAATCGTCTTAGGGATCTTCTCTCCAG GCTTGGAGAGGAtgcaataaaaaagaaacaagaggCAGAAGAAGAAAGAATCCAGCAAGAAAAGGATCAAGAGACCACATGGTATCATGAAGGTCCTGAAGCTCTGAAATCTGCCAGATCTTGGATTGCAG CTTTCTCTCTTCAGCGTGCAAAACAGAGACTAGAAAAAGCAAGGGCGACTGTATTGAACAACGAGACAGCTACCACAGCCCGAAAGCAAGAACTACATAAACGATTGACATCCCTCTCAATATACTGCAGTCAAATTGGCGATACAAGGCCCATAACATTCTGTAGCTTTAGTCCTAATTCTCAACTACTAGCCACATGCTCTTG GAGCGGGCTTATGAAGCTTTGGTCAATTCCAGACTGTGAGCAACAACACACGTTTAAGGGTCATGAAGGTTTTGTGGGTTGTGTGAAATTCCACCCCAAAGCTACAATTGCAGATACGCAAAATACATGTGAGCTAGCCTCCTGCGGATATGATGGCTCTGTTAAACTATGGTCCATGGACAG AGAAACTGCAATTGCCGATCTAACTGGTCACGACGCCAGAGTTTCGCGGGTTGCTTTTCATCCATCTGGTCGATTTTTAGGAACTTGCTGCTTTGATCATTCTTGGCGATTGTGGGATCTTGAATCAACGCAAGAAGTTCTTCATCAAGAAGGTCACTGCCAACCAGTCTACAGTATTGCCTTTCAAAATGATGGTTCTGTTGCTGCCACAGG AGGTATGGACGCCTTTGGTCGCGTGTGGGATCTTAGAACAGGGAGATGTATCATGTTCATGGAAGGCCATCTGAAATCAATTTATGGGGTTGACTTTTCACCCAACGG GTACATAATGGCAACTGGCAGTGAGGACAACAGCTGTCGAATATGGGATCTTCGTAAAGTAGCATGTGTTTACACGATACCAGCGCATATGAATCTAGTGTCTCATGTTAAATTCCAAGAAGATGAAGGccattttcttgtcactgcCTCTTATGACAACACCGCAAAG ATTTGGTCCAACAAAACATGGCAACCAATGAAGACTCTCTCTGGGCACTATGGTAAAGTTATGGGCATGGATGTTTCCCCAGATTCAAAGTTTATCGCAACATGTTCCTACGATAGAACGTACAAACTATGGGCTCCCGAGTAG